A single region of the Streptomyces sp. NBC_01262 genome encodes:
- a CDS encoding substrate-binding domain-containing protein, producing the protein MGPPRDRSNGRPDETLTVALVIPLRGPAGIFGPSCELSARLAQEEINATGGVLDREVRLIVVDGGAPPARVASEVEALVSLGAVDAVVGWHISAVRQALAPRIAGRVPYVYTAQYEGGERTPGVFLAGETDAAQLLPAMRLLAEATGVRRWCTVGNDYVWPRVTARAARRYARACGGRVRDEVFVPLGTEDFGAVLRRVESCEADAVLMLLVGDDAVRFSRAFAAYGLHQRCLRLSTHMDENMLLATGAEATEGLWAASGFFETLATAESLDFGRRYADRFGVEAPVVGSLGESCFEGLRLLAALAEQARSLDVRAMRRAGDTVTYEGPRGALRLDGNHLDQRLYLARADGFGFDVLAQL; encoded by the coding sequence CTGGGGCCGCCGCGCGACCGGAGCAACGGCCGACCGGACGAGACACTGACTGTCGCCCTTGTCATTCCCCTGCGGGGCCCGGCGGGGATCTTCGGACCGTCCTGCGAGCTGTCGGCGCGCCTGGCGCAGGAGGAGATCAACGCGACGGGCGGCGTACTGGACCGTGAGGTCCGGCTGATCGTGGTGGACGGCGGGGCGCCGCCCGCGCGGGTGGCGTCCGAGGTCGAGGCGCTGGTGTCGCTGGGCGCGGTGGACGCGGTGGTCGGCTGGCATATCTCGGCGGTGCGGCAGGCGCTGGCCCCGCGCATCGCGGGCCGGGTGCCGTATGTGTACACCGCCCAGTACGAGGGGGGCGAGCGCACCCCGGGGGTGTTCCTCGCCGGGGAGACCGACGCGGCCCAGCTGCTCCCGGCGATGCGGCTGCTGGCCGAGGCCACCGGCGTACGGCGCTGGTGCACGGTCGGCAACGACTACGTCTGGCCACGGGTGACCGCCCGTGCCGCACGGCGGTACGCCCGCGCGTGCGGGGGCCGGGTGCGCGACGAGGTCTTCGTGCCGCTGGGCACCGAGGACTTCGGGGCGGTGCTGCGCCGGGTCGAGAGCTGCGAGGCGGACGCGGTGCTGATGCTGCTGGTCGGGGACGACGCGGTGCGCTTCAGCCGGGCCTTCGCGGCGTACGGACTGCACCAGCGGTGCCTGCGGCTGAGCACGCACATGGACGAGAACATGCTGCTGGCGACCGGGGCGGAGGCTACCGAGGGGCTGTGGGCCGCGTCCGGGTTCTTCGAGACACTGGCCACCGCCGAGAGCCTGGACTTCGGCCGCCGCTACGCCGACCGGTTCGGCGTGGAGGCTCCGGTCGTGGGCAGCCTCGGCGAGTCCTGCTTCGAGGGCCTGCGGCTGCTCGCCGCCCTGGCCGAGCAGGCCCGCTCGCTGGACGTACGGGCGATGCGCCGGGCCGGCGACACGGTCACGTACGAAGGGCCGCGCGGTGCGCTGCGACTCGACGGCAACCACCTCGACCAGCGGCTCTACCTCGCGCGGGCGGACGGCTTCGGCTTCGACGTCCTCGCTCAACTCTGA